A genomic window from Lycium barbarum isolate Lr01 chromosome 4, ASM1917538v2, whole genome shotgun sequence includes:
- the LOC132637404 gene encoding uncharacterized protein LOC132637404, giving the protein MAERFEAFNTGMGLVQEQNDSKGKVVRKNIVVNLGNTLSLLPNTTSTSSSICNISLAISPHLDPTYTIPQMPSTYTPDQVVIIPNPQFSIATTQFGKSKENELAISPYRRSRKEIKSLYHEDLGKEFHNLRKVVNEELCSRNFQILKYEDLCVHPNVELPSGYKIPKFNTFNGKGDPVAHLKDYCSRLIGIGHIEAVRMRLFIQSLSGSALYWYTKQDFSKWLTWEDMARGFIKQFEFNNGGDPHIAVLLRIKKTPHVSFQEYAIRWRLEASKIHPPLSERELISTFIQIQEDLYYDKLLGACAHNFSDLIRIGRELENAIQEGRITDSSATQAVHQTFQAEILGNLQSEMKQNQFASTTMHQAQCHKNHQIVQSYATMQCPRQQNSQQGYQRRVHQAQSSSQHKKKRKSFFFTTLNEPLANIFKRLSAKGILQPKKGFIRKHPPPNFDLSKSCAYHSNIQGHDIEECPALRFKIQSMIGSGKIKLQLEPSTGNIANTKTTVVKGDSSKLAPRLLSSVSFNCRLLVLSVGLLVVVEEQLGGEQLRDANHEESNVSPPNGDMPQNLEQTAVENLEPIRCETPEAQVSKEGDERAVVPHIGVMPEPIKMVEPLRTKPANADAV; this is encoded by the exons ATGGCAGAGAGATTTGAAGCTTTCAACACCGGTATGGGTTTGGTGCAAGAACAAAATGATAGCAAGGGAAAGGTGGTTCGAAAAAATATTGTAGTCAATCTGGGAAATACCttaagccttcttcctaacacaacctCAACTTCCAGCTCAATTTGCAACATTTCCTTAGCCATTTCGCCTCACTTAGATCCTACCTATACCATTCCACAAATGCCTTCAACCTACACTCCCGATCAagtagtgataattcctaatcctcAATTTTCCATAGCCACCACTCAATTCGGAAAAAGTAAGGAAAACGAACTGGCAATATCCCCATATAGGAGGTCTAGAAAGGAAATCAAGTCGCTTTACCATGAAGATTTGGGAAAAGAATTCCACAATTTGAGGAAAGTCGTTAATGAAGAGTTATGTTCAAGGAATTTCCAGATTTTGAAGTATGAAGATTTATGTGTGCATCCAAACGTTGAGCTTCCGTCAGGGTACAAAATACCTAAGTTTAACACTTTCAATGGGAAGGGAGATCCCGTCGCTCATTTAAAAGACTATTGCAGCAGATTAATTGGTATTGGACATATTGAAGCCGTACGAATGAGATTGTTCATTCAAAGTTTATCAGGATCAGCACTCTATTGGTACACTAAACAAGATTTTAGCAAATGGCTTACGTGGGAAGATATGGCCCGCGGATTTATAAAGCAATTCGAGTTTAACAATGGAGGCGATCCGCACATAGCCGTTTTGCTTAGAATAAAGAAAACGCCACATGTGTCTTTCCAAGAATATGCCATACGATGGAGGttagaagcttcaaaaatacatccTCCATTATCCGAGAGGGAATTGATCTCAACCTTCATCCAAATTCAGGAAGACTTATATTATGATAAGTTGCTCGGAGCTTGTGCACACAACTTCTCTGATTTGATTAGGATTGGTAGAGAACTGGAAAATGCCATTCAAGAAGGGAGAATTACAGATAGCTCAGCAACACAAGCCGTTCACCAAACCTTCCAAGCGGAGATACTAGGAAATTTGCAAAGTGAAATGAAGCAAAACCAATTTGCTTCCACGACTATGCATCAAGCGCAATGCCATAAAAATCACCAAATTGTTCAATCTTATGCCACTATGCAATGTCCTCGTCAGCAAAACTCCCAGCAAGGCTACCAACGACGGGTTCACCAAGCACAATCAAGCTCTCAAcataaaaagaagaggaaatcATTTTTCTTCACTACTCTAAATGAACCATTGGCAAATATATTTAAGAGGTTGAGTGCTAAGGGTATTCTACAACCAAAGAAGGGATTTATACGTAAGCATCCACCGCCAAACTTTGATTTATCTAAGAGTTGTGCTTATCACTCAAACATTCAAGgacatgacattgaagaatgtccaGCACTAAGATTTAAGATTCAAAGCATGATTGGAAGTGGCAAGATAAAGCTACAGCTAGAGCCTTCAACCGGTAATATTGCAAACACAAAGACAACTGTTGTTAAGGGTGATTCATCGAAACTGGCACCAAG ATTACTAAGCAGTGTTTCTTTCAATTGCAGATTACTGGTCCTCTCTGTTGGTCTACTG gttgttgtggaggaacaattggGCGGTGAACAGCTTCGTGACGCCAATCATGAAGAATCCAACGTATCTCCACCAAACGGAGATATGCCTCAAAATCTTGAGCAAACAGCAGTTGAAAATCTTGAGCCTATAAGATGTGAAACACCTGAAGCTCAAGTTTCTAAAGAGGGTGATGAACGCGCTGTTGTTCCTCATATTGGTGTTATGCCCGAGCCTATTAAAATGGTTGAGCCATTGAGGACCAAACCTGCCAATGCAGACGCGGTTTAA